CTCTCAAAAAGATTTCTCTTTGGGTGTAAATGGAGTTGATCATCATATCCAGCAAGCGTTTGGATTCAGCCTGGAATTCTTTTTTAGCCATGAATGGGTGTCTCCTTTCAAATTGGGGATAGAATGATTGGGTTAAATATAGAAAGTAAACCTTTGAATACTCCCATGCAGAATGTTACGTTACTAGAAAAGCCTTCAATCGCTTTGATCCCTAGATTTTTTTGATTCACTCTATTCCTCATTTAAAATAAGCGCATGATTTTGTGCGGTCTAGCCGTTCCGGTTACGAATCGTTCTTTCGATCGCTGTTATCCCCTAATTTCCTTGATCTCCTTTTAAAAAGGGAGAAATTAGGGGATAAAGGCGAACGCTTCGCTTCTACAGAATCGATTTCGTCCCCTTCACTATTGCCGAACCATTCACCAACTGATTTTAAACATTGAGATTTTAATCAATTGAAAATCTATTGATCATTCTTTCGCGTACCAGGCTTTTTCTGGCTCATTCCACTCTCATGTCCTATTCAAAGTTAACTTAATCCATATTCAAAAACACAATCATTCCATATGTAGTCGTGCAGTAAAAACATCATTTGTTAGCACTCTGATGATCGGAGTGCTAAACCCTTCCTTTTATATAACATATGGGAAAATTGGGTGTCAATACGATGGCGGTTATTTTAACAAAATCATCGAATAACACTTCAAGTTTTGCACATCTCTAACCATTTTAGCTCAATACATCATGCAACACAAAAGCCGCCTCGAACCAAAGTTCGAACCGGCTTGGAGACAGATTGTAATAAGTATGTTGGAAGAGTAGCTAGTATCACATCGTTCCCCTCTAATGTATTTTGAAGGGTCATCCACCTTGCTGTGTAGCAACAGGCGCACTGGTTGACTAACTTAGGGGCGGTTGATAATGGCAAGCCCACGCTAAGGAACCTCACTGACGTTAATTGGTCCCTTTAAGATGTTTTCATATTCTAACAAATCGTAGACACGCTATTTCTTACCTTTAGTTGACCTTTGGAGACTTTCCGCAGGTTTTTCGTAAAATAGCGTGTTTGAAAGTCGTTAGACTGGGAGATGGGCAGTAAATCGCAGAATAAGGCTTCCTAAGTTCGTTAGATTTGGAACAGAAGTTGGATTACAGCTACAAATTACACTTACATTTAGCGTTGGCGTTCAAGCTGCGTTACAGCAAAAGTTAGAGTTACAGAGGTCGGTTATACATTTAGGTTACGGTTACGGTTGCAGGGTACGGTTGGAGATGCAAACCTCTACTTTTTGGCCATCTTTGGATCAAGGGTATCGCGCAAACCGTCCCCGAGCAAGTTGAAACCAAGCACGGTGAACATGATGGAAAGTCCGGGGAAAATAAGCGTCCACGGCGCTTTTTGCAGAAACTGGCGGGAATCCGACAGCATTTTGCCCCATTCCGGGTCAGGTGGTTGGGCACCCATGCCGAGGAATCCAAGTGCAGCCGCTTCAATAATCGCTGTTCCAATCCCCAGTGTGCCTTGTACGATGAGCGGGGTGAGACTATTGGGCAAGATGTGCCGGAACAGAATTCGCATATTGCCAGCCCCCAGCGTACGCGCTGACGTAATGAATTCCTCCTGTCTCAAGCTAAGTACCCTTGAACGCACCAGTCGTCCGTAGGTCGGGATGTTCACGATCGCTATCGCGAGTAGTGCATTTTGCAAAGACGGGCCGAGAATCGCCACAATGGCGATTGCCAACAGGATAGCAGGGAAAGCGAGCAGGATATCGAACAAACGCGAGATGAGCATATCAGCCCATTTTCCATAATATCCTGCAATCAGACCGAGCAATGCGCCCGCAATAATAGAGCCAATAACAGAAAAGAAACCCACCCACAATGAAATGCGCGCTCCATGCAGCACTCTGGAAAATACGTCACGCCCCAGATCATCGGTACCAAACCAATGCTCTGCCGAAGGGGCCTGCAGACGATCCGTAAGCACCTGCTCTTTGTAATCATACGGGGCAATATACGGGGCAGCAAAGGCCAGCAGGATGAAAAAAACGATAATAATCAAGCCTGCCAGCGCAAGCCGATTTTTCCGAAACGTTCTCCAGGCTTCCCGCCACGGACCCGATGCAGGTGCCGACGCGGCGTCAATGGAAGCTCCCGTATTGGTCGATAATTTGGCCATGCGGCGTCTCCCTTCTGTTCATACTCATTTATAACTAATGCGAGGATCGAATACGGCGTACAGTAAGTCTACAATCAGATTAATCACTACGAAGAAGAAGGCCACAATCAGGATGCCGCTCTGGATCACCGGATAGTCGCGCGAACTAATTGCTTCATATATATAGCGACCGACACCGGGCCAAGCAAAGATCGTTTCCGTCAGCACGGCTCCCCCCAGCAAAGATCCGGTCTGTATGCCGATGACGGTGAGCACGGGAATAAACGCATTTTTCAACGCATGTCCATATACGACGAAAAACGGGCCGAGTCCCTTTGCCTTCGCGGTTCGGATATAGTCC
Above is a window of Paenibacillus sp. E222 DNA encoding:
- the nikC gene encoding nickel transporter permease; this translates as MAKLSTNTGASIDAASAPASGPWREAWRTFRKNRLALAGLIIIVFFILLAFAAPYIAPYDYKEQVLTDRLQAPSAEHWFGTDDLGRDVFSRVLHGARISLWVGFFSVIGSIIAGALLGLIAGYYGKWADMLISRLFDILLAFPAILLAIAIVAILGPSLQNALLAIAIVNIPTYGRLVRSRVLSLRQEEFITSARTLGAGNMRILFRHILPNSLTPLIVQGTLGIGTAIIEAAALGFLGMGAQPPDPEWGKMLSDSRQFLQKAPWTLIFPGLSIMFTVLGFNLLGDGLRDTLDPKMAKK